The DNA segment GTTTCTGACTTATTAATGCCTGTTAGCGCTGAAGTTATTGAATTCAATGCAGCATTAGAAGACCAACCTGAGTTAGTAAATTCTGATGCTTACGGCGAAGGCTGGATAATCAAAGTTAATATTCAAGATGCTTCTGAATTAGACGGTTTAATGTCGGCAAGTAGCTACCAAGAGTTTATTGGATAATCTGATGAAACCTTTAGTTAGTATTATAATGGGAAGCACTTCGGATCTTCCCATTATGAGTAAAGCTGCAAAGCTTTTCGATGAGTTTGAAATCCCTTTTGAAATGCAAGCTTTGTCGGCTCATAGAACCCCAGCTGAAGTAGAAGAGTTTGCAAAAAATGCAAAAAACAGAGGTGTAGAAGTTATTATAGCTGCGGCTGGAATGGCTGCGCACTTACCTGGCGTTATTGCATCTATGACCACATTGCCTGTTATAGGAGTTCCTATAAGTGCCTCTTTAGATGGAGTTGATGCTCTGTTAGCTATTGTACAAATGCCTCCGGGTATTCCTGTAGCAACAGTAGGTATAGATGCTGCGATGAATGCAGCGATCTTAGCAACTCAAATTATTTCAGTAAAAGACGAAACTTTACAAGTTAAACTTGCCGAATACAAAGAAAATCTTAAAACTAAGATTGTTAAGGCTAATGAAGAACTTTCGTCAGTGAAATATAAATTCAAAACGAATTAAATAGATGTCGTTTAATTATTCAAGAAGACAAGCATCAGTAACAGAGATAGGGAATACTCCCTTGGGAGGTAGTAATCCTATAAGAATACAATCGATGACAAACACATCGACTATGGATACTGATGCTTGTATTAAGCAAGCCATAGCTATTATCGAATCTGGCGGAGAATACGTTAGACTTACCACTCAGGGGGTGCGCGAAGCTGAAAATCTCAAGTATATTAAACAGGGATTAAACGAGTTAGGATACCATACTCCTCTTGTTGCCGATGTGCATTTTAACCCTAAAGCAGCAGAAGCGGCTGCTCATATTATTGAAAAAGTTAGGATAAATCCGGGCAATTTCGCCGACCCGGTTAAGACTTTCAAAACATTTGAATACTCCAATGAAGAATACCAACTTGAACTTGAAAAGATAAGAGAACGTTTTATCCCTCTCTTAAATATTTGTAAAGAACATAATACCGCTATTAGAATAGGAGTTAATCACGGTTCTCTTTCTGATAGAATTATGAGCAGATATGGAGATACTCCTCAAGGTATGGTGGAGTCGTGTATGGAATTTCTAAGGATTTGTATTGATGAAAACTTTACAAATATCGTAATCTCTATCAAGGCTTCTAATTCGTTTGTTATGGTAAGAACTGTAAGACTTTTAGTTGACCAAATGGGAGAGGAAGGTATGAATTTTCCTTTACACTTAGGGGTAACAGAGGCAGGAGAAGGAGAAGATGGAAGAATTAAATCGGCTGTTGGCATAGGCACTTTGTTATTAGAAGGCATAGGAGATACAATTCGTGTTTCGTTAAGTGAAAATCCTGAAAAAGAAATACCTGTGGCTCGTTCTTTGGTTGAATATGTGAATGAAAAAGCAAAACTTCCAACTATCAATCAAGAATTATCTTTGCTTTACAACAAATTTAATCCACAAAGAAAAAAAACTATACCTATATATAATATAGGAGGTGAAAATGTTCCAATAGTTATATCTGATAGATCAGAAAAAGAAATCACCGCAAACAATAAAGAAGAAATAACTCCCGATTATATATATGTAGGTGCTCAATTCGCTAAAAACAGAATCTCTGACACTCCTATAATTGTAGATGCGGATTATTATATTGATGAAGATAATACTTATCCTTTATTTAATATTACACAACAAGATTCGTGGATTACTCACAAAGGACTTTGTTTTGTAAATCTAACATTCAGCAATTTAGATAATAAACTAATCGAAACTCTAAAAGAAAAGAACAATACTGTTATTATTATAAATTCTGAATCGGATAATATATACGAACAAAAAGCTTTTATCCATAAATTAATGGATAATGCGATACAAAATCCAGTAGTAATAAAGACTATTTATCAAGAATCAGAATTAGAACAACTACAAATAAAATCATCTGTAGACAATGGTTCTTTCTTTTTAGATATGCTTGCCGATGGTATTATGATTTCAAATAAAAACACCTCTATACCTGCGGAAGTTATTGACGAATGTGCCTTTGGAATATTACAAGCTACCGGACGAAGAATATTCAAGACTGAATATATTTCTTGTCCTGGCTGCGGACGAACATTATTCGATTTACATTCAGCAATACGAAAAGTAAAAACAGCAACCTCTCATCTTAAAGGAATGAAGATAGCCATTATGGGTTGTATAGTAAACGGACCAGGCGAAATGGCTGATGCCGATTACGGAT comes from the Dysgonomonadaceae bacterium PH5-43 genome and includes:
- a CDS encoding (E)-4-hydroxy-3-methylbut-2-enyl-diphosphate synthase (product_source=KO:K03526; cog=COG0821; ko=KO:K03526; pfam=PF04551; superfamily=51412; tigrfam=TIGR00612), whose amino-acid sequence is MSFNYSRRQASVTEIGNTPLGGSNPIRIQSMTNTSTMDTDACIKQAIAIIESGGEYVRLTTQGVREAENLKYIKQGLNELGYHTPLVADVHFNPKAAEAAAHIIEKVRINPGNFADPVKTFKTFEYSNEEYQLELEKIRERFIPLLNICKEHNTAIRIGVNHGSLSDRIMSRYGDTPQGMVESCMEFLRICIDENFTNIVISIKASNSFVMVRTVRLLVDQMGEEGMNFPLHLGVTEAGEGEDGRIKSAVGIGTLLLEGIGDTIRVSLSENPEKEIPVARSLVEYVNEKAKLPTINQELSLLYNKFNPQRKKTIPIYNIGGENVPIVISDRSEKEITANNKEEITPDYIYVGAQFAKNRISDTPIIVDADYYIDEDNTYPLFNITQQDSWITHKGLCFVNLTFSNLDNKLIETLKEKNNTVIIINSESDNIYEQKAFIHKLMDNAIQNPVVIKTIYQESELEQLQIKSSVDNGSFFLDMLADGIMISNKNTSIPAEVIDECAFGILQATGRRIFKTEYISCPGCGRTLFDLHSAIRKVKTATSHLKGMKIAIMGCIVNGPGEMADADYGYVGAGVGKVSLYKGKECVLKNIPEEEAVDALIDLISKQTTR
- a CDS encoding 5-(carboxyamino)imidazole ribonucleotide mutase (product_source=KO:K01588; cath_funfam=3.40.50.7700; cog=COG0041; ko=KO:K01588; pfam=PF00731; smart=SM01001; superfamily=52255; tigrfam=TIGR01162) encodes the protein MKPLVSIIMGSTSDLPIMSKAAKLFDEFEIPFEMQALSAHRTPAEVEEFAKNAKNRGVEVIIAAAGMAAHLPGVIASMTTLPVIGVPISASLDGVDALLAIVQMPPGIPVATVGIDAAMNAAILATQIISVKDETLQVKLAEYKENLKTKIVKANEELSSVKYKFKTN